Below is a genomic region from Gracilimonas sp..
TGCCAGTCCAAGCAGAACATGCACTTCTTCCTTAATGCCTTCGTAATAGGTTCCTTCTTTATCCGCATTGAATACATGGCCCAGTTCAAAGAACCGAACACCAGCTCTTTTGCGGTTGAAGTTATAAGAGGCTGATTTCAGAAATCCGTGCAGCAGGGAAGGGCGCAGGGTGCTCATATCCTTATTTAAAGGATTCAGTGCAGAAATCATATCATCGAGCTCACCAAAGTGTGAAGCTTCTTTCTCAGAGATCAGTGAGTTGGAATAGATTTCACGCAAGCCTAATTGCAGGCAGGTATTCCTGATTTTTTGGTTGAGTTTTTCCCATTCGTTAATCGGCTCTGAGGAAACATAAATACCGTGCTTCGGAGCGGGAATTTTATTGTAATCAAAGAGTCGTCCAACTTCTTCGATCAAATCTACTTCGCGCTCTAAATCCGGGCGGAAAGTCGGAATTTCAAACGTAATCGTATCATCATCACGTTTCACTTCTTTCAGCTCTAAGCCTTCCAGAATGGTTGCAATGGTTGATATATCAAAATCGGTTCCCAACAGACGGTTGGCGTAGCTTTTTCTGAGAGTAAGCTGATGCGTTTCTGTTTTGGTCGGGTGAATGTCTACCGTTTCATCAGAAATCTGTCCGCCTGCAACATCGGCAATGAGTTGAGCAGCACGTTCGGCTGCGATGGCCTGCAAATTCGGGTCAATCTCCCGCTCAAATCGATAGGAAGCATCGGTTTGCAGGGTTTGCTCTTTGGCTGTTCTGCGGATGGAACCCGGGTCGAAATAGGCACTCTCGATAAGAATGTCCGTGGTTTCATTGCCAACTTCGGAATCCACACCACCCATCACACCGGCAATGGCTACCGGACCTTCACCATCACAAATAAACAAGGTACCGGGAGTGCATTTTCGTTTTACGTGGTCGAGGGTTTCAAACTCAATTTCTTTGCTGAAATCTTTAACAACAATCTCTTTCCCACGAATAGTTTTGTAATCAAACGCATGTAAAGGCTGCCCTAATTCATACATTACATAATTGGTTACATCTACTACATTATTGACCGGGCGAACGCCTATGGCTTTCAGCTTATTTCGAAGCCAGCTTGGAGATTCCTTGATTTCCACACCCCTGACCATCTTTCCAACATACCGATGGCATTTCTCCGGGTTCTCAATTTTAATGGTGATGTCATCTGAATCCTGAACGGTCTTGCCTGATGTAATCTCAGGTTTTTTCAAGTCAATATTCAAGGCCGCTGACAGGTCTCTTGCAACACCTAAATGGCAGGTTGCATCGGGCCGGTTTGGAGTAATGGCAATGTCGATGATGGTATCTTCGTACAGATCAAAAATTTCTGAAATGGGAGTTCCAATCTTCAGATTTCCATCGAGCACCATAATTCCGTCGTGATCTGTTCCAAGACCGAGTTCATCTTCCGCACAAATCATTCCTTCTGAAACTTCACCGCGAAGTTTTGCCTTTTTGATTTTTAGAAATGAACCGTCATCCAGTTTGATCGGAAGGGTTGAACCAACTGTAGCCACAGGCACTTTTTGTCCGGCCGCCACATTCTTGGCTCCGCAAACGATCTGAGTCTTGGAATTGCCAAGGTTTACGTCACAGATTTGAAGTCTGTCGGCATTGGGATGAGCCCTTACTTCAAGTACTTCTCCAACAATCACACCTTGCAGAGAGCTTCCAAAGGATTCTACTTCTTCAACTTCCAATCCTATGAGCGTTAGTTTTTCAGCGGTTTCTTCCGGTGAGAGGGGAAGATCAATAAATTCTTTTAGCCAGTTGTACGATACTTTCATTAAAGCGAGTGAGGTGTTTAGTTAAACTGTTCGAGGAAGCGAATGTCATTTTCGTAGAAGGTGCGGATGTCGTCAATGCCATGTCTGAGGATAGCAATTCGTTCAACTCCCATACCCCAGGCAAAACCGGTATATTTCTCCGGATCCACTCCAGCGTGTTTGAATACATTGGGATCAACCATGCCGGAGCCTAAAATCTCCAGCCATTTCCCATCTTTTTCTGATCCCCACCAGATGTCCATTTCTAAACTAGGCTCAGTGAAAGGGAAGAATCCTGGACGCAGGCGGTATTTAACATCGGTACCAAACATCAGCTTGGCAAAGGTTATGAGGGTTTCCTTCAGGTCGGCTACACTTACATTTTCATCTACGTAAAGAGCTTCTACCTGATGAAACAAGAAATAGGATTTTGGTGATACTGCTTCATTCCGGTAAACACGTCCGGGCATAATGGCTCGGATTGGTGGTTCGGTATTTTCCATCAGCCGTATTTGAACCGGGGAAGTGTGTGTCCTTAACACCAAGTCCTGAATATCCGGGTCATCGCTCTTTTTAATAAAAAAGGTATCCTGTTCATCGCGAGCGGGGTGATTTGGCGGAAAGTTCAGCGCTGTGAAATTGTGAAAGTCATCTTCGATTTCCGGTCCGTCTGCAATCGTAAACCCAAGCCGGTAGAAAATGGATTTCATTTCCTCCAGTGTCTGTGTTAAAGGATGAAGAGATCCCAGCGGGTAGGAAGGAGGAGTTAAAGTGATATCATCTTTGGCACTCAGATCCTTGCTCTCATTTTTTTCCAGTGCAGCTTTAGCATCTTCAAACTTCGATTCAGCCAGTACTTTCACCTGGTTCATCGCTTTTCCGACTTCAGCACGGTCTTCTTTGGGGACACTTCCCATGTTCTTAAACATGGACTGTACTTTCCCGTTTCTGGATAGGAATTCGAGGCGAAAAGCTTCAAGCTCATCTTTGTCCGTTATTTCAAACTGCTGAATTTCTTGTTCTAATACTTTTATTTCATCAAGCATGCGATGCTTCTTCTATTTATTAATATGACATTCGCTACAACGTATAGCGTTATTAGCGAAGGAATAGTCATCTCGCGGCGTATGCCCGAGATCTTGATTTCATGGAAACATCAAGATTCCTGCCTTCGCGGGAATGACTTAATTCAAAGAACTATTGGTCCGTTGCGACGCTGAGCGTGCTTAGCGAGGGAAAACCTATTTTGACTTGTTCCGCACACTTGCGCCGGAATTTTCGTGTATTCAAAAATTAGTTCCCAAAAATAAAAAAACCGGCAAACCTTATAAAAAAAGATCTGCCGGTTTATACCGTTTAATATATGCAATTAAGCAGTGGCTTCCTTAACAATAGCAGCAAACGTATCTGCATCGTGTACGGCGAGATCTGCAAGGACCTTACGGTTGATCTCCATATTCTTGGTTTTCATCCCGTGGATGAATTTAGAATAGGTTGTACCGTTTAATCTTGCTGCCGCATTGATGCGGGTGATCCATAATCGACGGAAATTACGTTTACGATTCTTGCGATCGCGGTATTGGTACAGAAGACCTTTTTCAACCGCATTTTTTGCAATGGTGTAAACGTTCTTACGCTTGCCCCAGTAACCTTTCGCTTGATCAATGATCTTTTTGCGACGGCGACGGGAAGCCACCAAATTTAATGAACGTGGCATTTTGTCGTTAGTTTAAAAATTAAGATTGATAAGGCAGCTGTCGTTTGATAGACTTCTCATCGGCTTTGTCAACCAATGTGTCTTTTCCGAGCTGTCTTTTAGTTTTACTACTTTTCTTTGTCAGAATGTGACGCTTATAAGCTTTTTTACGCTTAATTTTACCGGAACCGGTAACCTTAAACCGCTTTTTAGCACCACTATTACTTTTCATTTTTGGCATGGAAATCCACCAACTTTTGTGAAAATTTAAAGACTTATAAAATAGGGAGATTTGTATCCCTGTGCAACGAAGGAATTAACTTTTAGATGGGGAAAGCATCATGATCATTCTGCGGCCTTCCATATTGGGTTTTGATTCGATCTTGCCCACATCAGAAAGGTCTTTAGCAAGCTGCAGAAGGAGTAATTCCCCCTTTTCAGTGTAGAGCATATCACGCCCACGGAACTGCACCGTTGCCTTTACTTTATCGCCACCTTCCAAAAATTCACGTGCGTGGCGGGTTTTGAATTCAAGATCATGGTCGTCCGTGTTCGGACGGAAGCGCAATTCTTTAACAGAAATCGTATGCTGTTTTTTCTTCGCTTCTTTCTCTTTTTTCTTCTTTTCATACATGAATTTCCCGTAATCAATCACCTTGCATACCGGGGGCTTGGCATTAGGGGCGACCTCTACGAGATCCAATTCATAAGATGCAGCTATCTGCAGAGCGCGTTCAGCTGTCGTAATTTCATGCTCTTCATCCGGTTTAATCACCCGAACTTTAGCAGCATTGATTTCTTCATTAATTCGAGGACGATCCTCATTTTGCGGTCGTCTCTGATAGTTTCTTCTTGCGATAGTAACCTCGTTGTTTAGTTAGTCTTTAGGTAAAGCTTTAGTTTGAATTTCTTCATTTACATCTGAAAGAAAATCAGAAAAATTGAAAGTTCCAATATCGCCTTTCTTATGGCGACGAACGGAAACGGTCTCATCTTTGACTTCCTTACTACCCACTATTAACATATATGGGATCTTACTCGTTTCAGCATCTCGGATTTTTCCTCCGATTTGCTCACTTCTGGAGTCCAGCTCAACCCGAACCCCAAGTTCATTCAATTTCTCGTAGCAGTATTCAGCATACGCATTTTGCTCATCAGAAATAGGGAGAATGCGCACTTGTTCCGGGGCAAGCCAGAGCGGGAAGTTCCCGGCAAAGTGTTCAATAAGAATACTGGTGAACCGTTCCATGGATCCAAATGGTGCGCGGTGTATAATAACCGGCCGGTGTTTTTCATTATCTGAACCGACATAGGTCAGGTCGAATCGTTCAGGCATCACATAATCAACCTGTACGGTTCCAAGCTGCCATTTTCGGCCGATTGCATCACGGATTATAAAGTCAATTTTTGGTCCGTAGAAACTCGCCTCACCGGGAGCAACATGGTAGTCGAGCTCCATTTCATCAGCTACTTCACGAATTTCTTTTTGAGCACGGTCCCAATATTCAGTATTACCGCCATACTTCTTCTCATTATCGTCGCGGTAGGAGAGGCGGATATCAACCGGCATTCCAAAAGTATTAAATACAAACTGAGTGAGCTCAATGGTATTTCGGATTTCTTTCTTCAGCTGATCGTGTGTACAATAAATATGAGCATCGTCTTGCGTGAAACCACGTACGCGTGAAAGTCCGCTTAGCTCACCTGACTGCTCGTATCGATAAACCGAACCAAACTCAGCCAATCTCAGCGGTAAATCCCGGTAACTGCGTAACTCATTGGAATAAATCCGGTGGTGATGGGGGCAGTTCATGGGTTTCAGCATATACTCTTCGTCATCCACCTGCATAGGATTGTATTGCGAATCCTGATAATACGGGTAGTGACCAGAAGTTTTGTATAACTCAATGTTTGCAATGTGCGGGGTGATGACTTCTTTATAGCCACGTTTTTTCTGCTCGTCACGAAGGAAAGCCTCAAGCGTGCGACGCAGTACCGTACCGTTTGGAAGCCACATCGGTAAGCCACTGCCTACCATATTGTCGATCATATAGATTCCCAGCTCTTTACCGAGCTTGCGATGATCCCGTTTTTTGGCTTCTTCAACCCGGTTGAGGTGCTCTTCCAGCATTTTTTGTTTTGGGAAGCTGATACCGTAAATACGGGTCAGTTGCTTGCTTTCATTATCACCGCGCCAGTATGCACCGGCCAGACTGGTGAGCTTAACCGCTTTCACATCTCCGGTGTTAGGAATATGAGGTCCCCGGCAAAGATCAGTAAAATCACCTTGTGAATAAAAAGTGATGGTACCATCTTCGAGATCCTGAATCAGGTCAACCTTATATTCATTTCCTTTTTCTTTATAGAAGTCCAGTGCTTCTTTTTTTGAAACATCCTTTCGTTCAAATTCTGACTTCTTCCGGGCCATCTCAATGAACTTATCTTCAATCCGGGGCAAGTCTTCCTGGGAGATTTGATTATCGCCAAAATCGATATCATAATAGAAGCCACTTTCGATGGGCGGGCCGATTCCAAATTTGGCGTCTGGATATAGTTCCTGAACCGCTTCTGCGAGCAGGTGAGCA
It encodes:
- the rpmI gene encoding 50S ribosomal protein L35, with protein sequence MPKMKSNSGAKKRFKVTGSGKIKRKKAYKRHILTKKSSKTKRQLGKDTLVDKADEKSIKRQLPYQS
- the pheS gene encoding phenylalanine--tRNA ligase subunit alpha translates to MLDEIKVLEQEIQQFEITDKDELEAFRLEFLSRNGKVQSMFKNMGSVPKEDRAEVGKAMNQVKVLAESKFEDAKAALEKNESKDLSAKDDITLTPPSYPLGSLHPLTQTLEEMKSIFYRLGFTIADGPEIEDDFHNFTALNFPPNHPARDEQDTFFIKKSDDPDIQDLVLRTHTSPVQIRLMENTEPPIRAIMPGRVYRNEAVSPKSYFLFHQVEALYVDENVSVADLKETLITFAKLMFGTDVKYRLRPGFFPFTEPSLEMDIWWGSEKDGKWLEILGSGMVDPNVFKHAGVDPEKYTGFAWGMGVERIAILRHGIDDIRTFYENDIRFLEQFN
- the pheT gene encoding phenylalanine--tRNA ligase subunit beta, producing MKVSYNWLKEFIDLPLSPEETAEKLTLIGLEVEEVESFGSSLQGVIVGEVLEVRAHPNADRLQICDVNLGNSKTQIVCGAKNVAAGQKVPVATVGSTLPIKLDDGSFLKIKKAKLRGEVSEGMICAEDELGLGTDHDGIMVLDGNLKIGTPISEIFDLYEDTIIDIAITPNRPDATCHLGVARDLSAALNIDLKKPEITSGKTVQDSDDITIKIENPEKCHRYVGKMVRGVEIKESPSWLRNKLKAIGVRPVNNVVDVTNYVMYELGQPLHAFDYKTIRGKEIVVKDFSKEIEFETLDHVKRKCTPGTLFICDGEGPVAIAGVMGGVDSEVGNETTDILIESAYFDPGSIRRTAKEQTLQTDASYRFEREIDPNLQAIAAERAAQLIADVAGGQISDETVDIHPTKTETHQLTLRKSYANRLLGTDFDISTIATILEGLELKEVKRDDDTITFEIPTFRPDLEREVDLIEEVGRLFDYNKIPAPKHGIYVSSEPINEWEKLNQKIRNTCLQLGLREIYSNSLISEKEASHFGELDDMISALNPLNKDMSTLRPSLLHGFLKSASYNFNRKRAGVRFFELGHVFNADKEGTYYEGIKEEVHVLLGLAGLKNQDSWSKEAESYTIFDLKALVHAFFRKLNLLDHLSSKTANETTLEYYWGDKKIGTLFLPSDDLKEAYDFEQEAFIAEISVSAISEALAVIPENRFKAVPKFPAFEFDFAVIVSQSVTAGELMEVIEDKAGDQLESIDIFDVFEGESIGKGNKSLAFRLNFLDPNKTLNIKEVEPIIQKIVKSLEKDFSAKLRG
- the infC gene encoding translation initiation factor IF-3, which gives rise to MARRNYQRRPQNEDRPRINEEINAAKVRVIKPDEEHEITTAERALQIAASYELDLVEVAPNAKPPVCKVIDYGKFMYEKKKKEKEAKKKQHTISVKELRFRPNTDDHDLEFKTRHAREFLEGGDKVKATVQFRGRDMLYTEKGELLLLQLAKDLSDVGKIESKPNMEGRRMIMMLSPSKS
- the rplT gene encoding 50S ribosomal protein L20, producing the protein MPRSLNLVASRRRRKKIIDQAKGYWGKRKNVYTIAKNAVEKGLLYQYRDRKNRKRNFRRLWITRINAAARLNGTTYSKFIHGMKTKNMEINRKVLADLAVHDADTFAAIVKEATA
- the thrS gene encoding threonine--tRNA ligase yields the protein MADQKITLTLPDGSQREYSSGTTGLEVAQSIASGLARAALSITVDGEITDLDRPITKDAEIAINTWDSEDGKYTFWHSSAHLLAEAVQELYPDAKFGIGPPIESGFYYDIDFGDNQISQEDLPRIEDKFIEMARKKSEFERKDVSKKEALDFYKEKGNEYKVDLIQDLEDGTITFYSQGDFTDLCRGPHIPNTGDVKAVKLTSLAGAYWRGDNESKQLTRIYGISFPKQKMLEEHLNRVEEAKKRDHRKLGKELGIYMIDNMVGSGLPMWLPNGTVLRRTLEAFLRDEQKKRGYKEVITPHIANIELYKTSGHYPYYQDSQYNPMQVDDEEYMLKPMNCPHHHRIYSNELRSYRDLPLRLAEFGSVYRYEQSGELSGLSRVRGFTQDDAHIYCTHDQLKKEIRNTIELTQFVFNTFGMPVDIRLSYRDDNEKKYGGNTEYWDRAQKEIREVADEMELDYHVAPGEASFYGPKIDFIIRDAIGRKWQLGTVQVDYVMPERFDLTYVGSDNEKHRPVIIHRAPFGSMERFTSILIEHFAGNFPLWLAPEQVRILPISDEQNAYAEYCYEKLNELGVRVELDSRSEQIGGKIRDAETSKIPYMLIVGSKEVKDETVSVRRHKKGDIGTFNFSDFLSDVNEEIQTKALPKD